One Paenibacillus sp. FSL W8-0186 genomic window carries:
- the cydB gene encoding cytochrome d ubiquinol oxidase subunit II, with the protein MLSLNELWFILVAVLFIGFFFLEGFDFGVGMSTRFLAKNDMERRVLINSIGPFWDANEVWLLTAGGAMFAAFPNWYATLFSGYYTPLVVLLLALIGRGVAFEFRGKGESERWKNTWDLAIFLGSLLPPFLLGVVFSGLLKGLPIDSDMEMRAGLFDMVNLYTLIGGITVVVLCLVHGLLFTTLRTTGSLQERARKLAHKLLIPLAALFVIFGVMTYFQTDVFEVRALPLTLIAVVGLGAFLLAGRFISKQRDGWAFGMTGTLIALSISSVFIGLFPRVMISSISEAYSLTIHNAASGPYSLKIMTIVALTLLPFVLGYQIWSYFVFHKRINEKEHLEY; encoded by the coding sequence ATGCTATCTCTTAATGAGCTCTGGTTCATCCTCGTTGCAGTTCTGTTTATCGGTTTCTTCTTCCTCGAGGGCTTTGACTTCGGGGTAGGGATGAGTACGCGGTTTCTAGCTAAGAATGATATGGAAAGAAGGGTGCTGATCAACTCGATCGGTCCCTTCTGGGATGCGAACGAAGTCTGGCTGCTGACGGCGGGCGGCGCGATGTTCGCGGCCTTCCCGAACTGGTATGCCACGCTGTTCAGCGGCTACTACACACCGCTTGTCGTATTGCTGCTGGCCTTGATCGGCCGCGGGGTCGCCTTTGAATTCCGGGGCAAGGGGGAGAGCGAGCGCTGGAAGAACACCTGGGATCTAGCCATTTTCCTTGGAAGTCTGCTGCCCCCATTTCTGCTCGGCGTCGTGTTCTCCGGGCTGCTCAAAGGGCTGCCAATCGACAGTGATATGGAGATGAGGGCCGGATTATTCGATATGGTCAATCTGTACACTCTTATCGGCGGAATCACCGTCGTGGTCTTGTGTCTCGTTCACGGTTTGCTGTTCACGACCTTGCGGACAACGGGCAGCTTGCAGGAGCGTGCCCGCAAGCTGGCGCATAAGCTGCTTATTCCGCTAGCGGCATTGTTCGTTATCTTTGGAGTGATGACGTACTTCCAAACGGACGTGTTCGAAGTCCGCGCCTTGCCGTTGACGCTGATCGCGGTGGTTGGCTTAGGAGCCTTTCTGTTAGCGGGAAGGTTCATCAGCAAGCAGAGAGACGGCTGGGCTTTTGGGATGACGGGAACGTTGATCGCGCTGTCCATCTCCTCTGTATTTATCGGATTGTTCCCACGCGTCATGATTAGCTCGATCAGCGAAGCTTATTCGCTGACGATTCACAATGCGGCGTCTGGTCCATATTCATTGAAGATCATGACAATTGTTGCCCTGACCTTGCTGCCATTTGTACTTGGCTACCAAATTTGGAGTTACTTCGTCTTTCATAAACGCATTAATGAGAAGGAGCATTTAGAGTACTAA
- a CDS encoding amino acid ABC transporter ATP-binding/permease protein has translation MREDAMDWNREKSPARHSAGQEQQGQWITPYFRAYSGRFALYLILGTLTILAASMLMFTSGFLISKSSLQPYNILLVYVPIVGIRAFGIGRAVIHYVERLVGHDAVLRILSKMRVRLYNILEPQALFIRSRYRAGDILGVLADDIEQLQNVYIRTVFPSLIAVIIYGIAVIALGQFDWLFALLVAGYIFILVAVLPYISLILTRRTNAEVKRERNGLYQKLTDAVMGIGDWVVSGRPAEFLESYEHDEDVVARKERKVRAWARWRSLIGQLVVGIAVVSMIYWSGGQAAAGQIDPVLIAAFVLVVFPLADAFLPLSEAIERTPQYQESLRRLDRITQPALVRPMDTVVDGTHAESALHQQRVAVVLEAAQAMDVQLELQGVSFAYEAERNTQKDREQKDHEQMAECAKENGRKQKDREQKAERIKENGRDQKNHDQKVAQTAAEGILYSVRDVSLNLPQGKRVMVIGRSGAGKSTLLKLIQGAISPVEGSVLINGVPAAYLGDDISKVISVLNQSPHLFDTTVANNIRLGRQSATEEELGLAVQQAQLDGLIATLPAGLDTPMRETGQRFSGGERQRVALARILLQDAPVLVLDEPTVGLDPRTERELLSTIFRSTEGKTLVWVTHHLVGAEMMDEIVFMEHGEILMRGTHEELLARELRYRSLYALDRPEDIG, from the coding sequence ATGAGGGAGGATGCCATGGACTGGAACCGCGAAAAGAGCCCAGCTAGGCACTCGGCCGGGCAGGAGCAGCAGGGGCAGTGGATTACTCCATATTTCCGTGCTTACAGCGGACGCTTCGCCTTGTATTTAATTCTCGGTACGCTGACAATTCTAGCGGCCAGCATGCTGATGTTCACTTCCGGGTTCCTGATTTCCAAATCGTCGCTGCAGCCCTACAATATTCTGCTCGTGTACGTACCGATTGTCGGCATTCGGGCGTTCGGCATCGGCCGGGCGGTCATTCATTACGTGGAGCGGCTGGTTGGACATGATGCGGTGCTGCGGATTTTATCGAAAATGCGGGTTCGTTTGTACAACATATTGGAGCCTCAGGCGCTGTTTATCCGCTCCCGCTACCGGGCGGGGGATATTCTCGGCGTGCTGGCGGACGACATCGAGCAGCTGCAGAACGTGTATATCCGTACGGTTTTCCCTAGTCTCATTGCCGTGATTATCTATGGGATCGCTGTCATCGCTTTAGGGCAGTTTGACTGGCTGTTTGCCTTGCTGGTAGCGGGATATATTTTCATCCTCGTTGCCGTGCTGCCTTATATTTCACTGATACTGACCAGACGCACGAATGCCGAGGTGAAGCGGGAGCGTAACGGGTTATATCAGAAGCTGACGGATGCGGTCATGGGCATCGGAGATTGGGTAGTTAGCGGCCGGCCTGCGGAGTTTCTGGAATCTTACGAGCATGACGAGGATGTCGTAGCCCGCAAGGAACGCAAGGTGCGTGCCTGGGCGAGATGGAGAAGCCTGATCGGGCAGCTTGTCGTTGGAATTGCCGTCGTATCGATGATTTATTGGTCGGGCGGCCAGGCGGCGGCTGGACAGATTGACCCTGTGCTGATCGCGGCCTTCGTGCTTGTCGTATTCCCGCTGGCCGATGCATTCCTGCCTCTGTCTGAAGCGATTGAGCGCACGCCGCAGTACCAGGAATCGCTGCGCCGCTTGGATCGGATAACGCAGCCCGCATTGGTACGGCCCATGGACACTGTGGTGGACGGGACTCATGCGGAATCGGCTTTGCACCAGCAGCGCGTGGCCGTTGTGCTTGAGGCTGCCCAGGCCATGGACGTGCAATTGGAGCTGCAGGGCGTCTCCTTCGCCTATGAGGCTGAGCGGAATACGCAAAAGGATCGTGAGCAGAAGGATCATGAGCAGATGGCTGAGTGTGCTAAGGAGAATGGCCGTAAGCAGAAGGATCGGGAGCAGAAGGCTGAGCGGATTAAGGAGAATGGCCGTGACCAGAAGAACCATGACCAGAAGGTGGCGCAAACGGCTGCTGAGGGTATCCTGTATTCCGTCCGCGATGTATCGCTTAATCTTCCGCAAGGCAAGCGGGTCATGGTGATCGGCCGCAGCGGTGCTGGCAAATCAACGCTGCTGAAGCTCATCCAGGGCGCCATCTCGCCGGTGGAAGGCAGCGTGCTAATTAACGGCGTTCCCGCGGCGTATCTTGGGGATGACATCTCCAAGGTCATCTCCGTATTGAACCAAAGCCCGCATCTGTTCGATACGACGGTAGCGAACAACATCCGGCTTGGGCGTCAAAGCGCCACGGAGGAGGAGCTTGGCCTGGCTGTACAGCAAGCGCAGCTTGACGGGCTGATCGCCACGCTGCCGGCGGGCCTGGACACGCCAATGCGCGAGACCGGGCAGCGCTTCTCCGGCGGAGAGCGGCAGCGCGTGGCGCTTGCGCGCATCCTGCTGCAGGATGCGCCGGTGCTCGTCCTAGACGAGCCGACAGTGGGGCTGGATCCGCGCACCGAGCGCGAACTCCTGTCGACCATCTTCCGGTCGACGGAGGGCAAGACGCTCGTATGGGTCACCCACCATTTGGTCGGAGCGGAAATGATGGACGAGATCGTTTTTATGGAGCACGGCGAGATTCTAATGCGCGGTACGCACGAGGAGCTGCTGGCACGGGAGCTGCGGTACCGCAGCCTTTATGCGCTGGATCGGCCGGAGGATATAGGTTAG
- a CDS encoding X2-like carbohydrate binding domain-containing protein encodes MPKTSIFKRIPYKRFHLVLLSIFIAGSAFTGLLGADRSHAAASESYQWRKVMTGGGGGFVPGIIFNPTERNLIYARTDIGGAYRWNPADNSWIQLLDWVGMDEWGKTGVDALATDPVDPNRLYLAVGTYTNSWDPNNGSILRSTDKGDTWQVSNLPFKVGGNMPGRSMGERLVIDPNKNNILYFGARSGNGLWKSTDYGATWSKVTSFPNPGTYVENPDYEYQSDIVGLAWITFDPSTGSPGQATQTIYVGVADKNESVYRSTDGGATWSAVPGQPTGYLPHHGVLASNGQLYIPYSDGVGPYDGTKGDVWKYDTATGAWSNISPIPSSSSDNYFGYGGLAVDAQHPNTIVVATLNSWWPDAILFRSTDGGATWSRIWDWDGYPNRTFRYTQDISGAPWLDFGNNPSPPEVTPKLGWMIGDLEIDPFNSDRMMYGTGATIYGTNNLTAWDTGGKVNISVMAKGIEETAVSALISPPSGAHLISGLFDVTGFRHDDLTQPPAKMMINPNSTTGIDYAELDPSFIVRVGQADKSANPNAKSIGFSRDGGSNWYAGNGEPAGTVGGGQVALSANGNAILWSTPDVGVFYSSNGGNSWTASTGVPKGAKIASDRVNSNKFYAWSAGNFYVSTNGGAAFTKTAATGLPTEGDLDFKAVPGIEGDIWLAGGNATGGKYDLWHSTDSGASFTKLSNVQEANVVGFGKAAPGQSYTALYTSAKIDGVRGIFRSNDAGATWIRINDDKHQYASTNSAITGDPRIYGRVYIGTNGLGIVYGDTLTNPPEPEPGQPTTPDSTISPTTAAFDKNASNQANVTVTMTLNGNTLSAIRNGSTALTQGSHYTVSGSTVTILGSYLASQPLGQLSLTFQFSAGAASVLNITVKDSTVTTPAGDIKVQMYNGSVTNVTNTLNPRIKLTNTGSQAISLSDVKLRYYYTIDGEKPQTLFCDWTQVGSSNVTGTFVKLPTAASGADHYAEIGFTSGAGSLAAGQSIDLQIRISKNDWSNYSQSDDYSFDPASTSYQDALRVTGYVAGSLQWGVEP; translated from the coding sequence GTGCCAAAAACATCTATTTTCAAAAGAATTCCTTATAAAAGATTCCATCTTGTACTATTATCTATCTTTATTGCAGGATCTGCGTTTACAGGCTTGCTGGGTGCAGACCGCTCGCATGCTGCGGCAAGCGAAAGCTACCAGTGGCGCAAGGTGATGACCGGCGGGGGCGGCGGCTTTGTGCCGGGGATTATTTTCAATCCGACCGAACGCAATCTCATTTACGCCCGGACCGATATCGGCGGAGCTTACCGCTGGAACCCGGCCGATAACAGCTGGATTCAGCTGCTGGACTGGGTGGGCATGGACGAATGGGGTAAGACCGGGGTTGATGCCCTGGCTACGGATCCAGTCGACCCGAACCGTCTGTACCTTGCCGTCGGCACTTATACGAACAGCTGGGATCCCAATAACGGCAGCATTCTGCGGTCTACAGATAAAGGAGACACCTGGCAAGTATCCAATCTGCCCTTCAAGGTAGGCGGGAACATGCCTGGGCGTTCGATGGGCGAACGGCTCGTTATTGACCCGAACAAAAATAACATTCTTTATTTCGGAGCGCGCAGTGGCAACGGACTATGGAAGAGTACCGATTACGGGGCCACCTGGAGCAAGGTAACGAGCTTCCCGAATCCCGGCACCTATGTCGAAAATCCCGATTACGAGTATCAAAGCGATATCGTGGGGCTGGCCTGGATCACGTTCGATCCTTCGACCGGCTCGCCCGGACAAGCTACACAAACGATTTACGTAGGCGTCGCGGATAAAAATGAAAGCGTATACCGAAGTACGGATGGCGGGGCGACATGGTCTGCCGTTCCGGGTCAGCCGACAGGGTATCTTCCGCACCACGGCGTCCTAGCCTCCAATGGGCAGCTGTACATTCCATATAGCGATGGCGTGGGCCCTTACGACGGAACGAAGGGCGATGTCTGGAAATATGACACGGCCACAGGAGCCTGGTCTAACATCAGTCCGATTCCGTCCAGCAGCAGTGACAACTACTTTGGCTACGGAGGATTGGCCGTGGATGCCCAGCATCCGAACACCATTGTCGTTGCTACGCTCAATTCCTGGTGGCCGGACGCCATCCTGTTCCGCAGTACGGACGGCGGAGCTACCTGGAGCCGCATTTGGGATTGGGACGGGTATCCGAACCGGACGTTCCGCTACACCCAGGATATCTCCGGCGCCCCATGGCTCGATTTCGGCAACAACCCGTCCCCGCCGGAGGTTACGCCAAAGCTCGGCTGGATGATCGGCGATCTGGAGATCGATCCCTTCAACTCCGACCGGATGATGTACGGAACCGGAGCTACGATTTACGGCACGAACAACCTTACCGCTTGGGATACAGGCGGCAAAGTTAACATTAGCGTAATGGCCAAAGGCATTGAAGAGACTGCGGTCAGCGCTCTGATCAGCCCGCCGTCAGGTGCACATTTAATTAGCGGCCTGTTCGATGTCACGGGCTTCAGGCATGATGACCTAACCCAGCCTCCGGCCAAAATGATGATCAACCCGAACAGCACGACAGGCATCGACTACGCCGAACTTGATCCAAGCTTTATCGTACGCGTAGGACAAGCGGACAAATCCGCTAACCCGAATGCCAAATCCATTGGCTTCTCCCGGGACGGCGGCTCGAACTGGTACGCCGGAAACGGCGAGCCTGCCGGAACCGTAGGCGGGGGCCAGGTCGCTCTTTCCGCCAATGGGAATGCTATTCTGTGGAGCACTCCGGACGTGGGCGTCTTCTATTCCAGTAATGGAGGGAATTCCTGGACTGCGAGCACCGGCGTGCCAAAGGGAGCAAAAATCGCCTCTGACCGCGTTAACTCCAATAAATTCTACGCTTGGTCGGCAGGGAACTTCTATGTAAGCACCAACGGCGGAGCCGCGTTTACCAAGACCGCGGCGACAGGGCTTCCTACCGAAGGAGACCTGGACTTTAAAGCGGTGCCTGGCATTGAGGGGGATATCTGGCTCGCGGGGGGGAACGCAACGGGCGGCAAATACGACCTATGGCATTCTACCGATTCCGGGGCATCCTTTACGAAGCTCTCCAACGTTCAGGAGGCTAACGTGGTCGGATTCGGCAAAGCTGCGCCTGGCCAGAGCTATACGGCGCTCTATACTAGCGCCAAGATTGACGGTGTGCGGGGCATTTTCCGCTCCAATGATGCGGGGGCTACCTGGATAAGAATCAATGATGACAAGCATCAATATGCCTCTACCAACTCGGCCATAACCGGGGATCCGAGAATTTATGGCCGCGTATATATCGGTACGAACGGACTTGGAATCGTATACGGGGATACGCTGACGAATCCGCCGGAGCCGGAGCCGGGGCAGCCGACGACACCTGACTCTACGATCTCGCCTACGACAGCCGCCTTCGACAAGAACGCCAGCAATCAGGCCAACGTGACGGTAACCATGACGCTTAACGGGAATACATTATCCGCTATTCGCAACGGGTCCACCGCATTGACGCAGGGCAGCCATTATACGGTATCTGGCTCCACCGTCACGATTCTCGGCAGCTATTTGGCTTCACAGCCGCTCGGCCAGCTCAGCTTGACGTTTCAGTTCAGCGCTGGGGCTGCTTCGGTGCTGAACATTACGGTGAAGGACTCGACGGTGACGACACCTGCCGGAGACATTAAGGTGCAAATGTACAACGGATCCGTAACAAACGTAACGAACACCCTTAATCCGCGGATTAAGCTGACGAATACCGGCAGCCAGGCCATCAGCCTCTCCGACGTCAAGCTGCGTTACTACTATACCATTGACGGAGAGAAGCCCCAGACCCTGTTCTGCGACTGGACGCAGGTCGGCAGCTCCAATGTGACAGGCACCTTTGTCAAGCTGCCGACTGCGGCAAGCGGAGCGGATCACTATGCGGAGATCGGCTTTACAAGCGGTGCGGGCAGCTTGGCGGCAGGCCAAAGCATCGACCTGCAAATTCGCATCTCCAAGAACGACTGGAGCAACTATTCGCAAAGCGATGATTACTCCTTCGACCCTGCTTCGACTTCCTATCAGGATGCCCTGCGTGTCACTGGCTACGTAGCGGGCAGTCTGCAATGGGGAGTAGAGCCGTAA
- the cydD gene encoding thiol reductant ABC exporter subunit CydD, with amino-acid sequence MGRDLMKFKGIKPVLAGIGVLTLIQSIAIILQAKWLAEVVSALFAGAKLQEQFGGAVLFLLAFIVRQISSLLQQRIAHRFAERTGKELRKQVMEKLFELGPRFAKREGTGNLVTLVLDGVTKFRNYLELFLPRMLATGMTPALILLYVFILDVTAAVILVITLPILIAFLILVGLAARKQMDRQWKSYRTLSNHFVDSLRGLETLKFLGHSKRHSKSIEKVSDSYRSATMRTLRVAFLSSFALDFFTMLSVASVAVSLGLRLIDGNMTLLTGLTILILAPEYFLPVRMVGADYHATLDGKEAGEAMNAIIAEGEAEKAALAQLPEGASLAWHANSVMKLSSLKVRHEEEGQTSLPSLDLSKLELGGMGKIGIIGESGAGKSTLIDVLGGFLRPTEGEIELNGVKLGDLASAEWRKQITYIPQNPYIFSGTLAENIAFYSPGASRAAIEQAAAAAGLGALAASLPAGYDEPIGGGGRALSGGQEQRVALARALLSERPVLLLDEPTAHLDIETEYELKATMLPLFEGKLVLLATHRLHWMRDMDCIIVMEQGRIAEMGTHDELVARKGAYYRLLTLHREGIL; translated from the coding sequence ATGGGACGCGATTTAATGAAGTTTAAAGGGATCAAGCCGGTTCTTGCCGGGATCGGCGTTCTGACCCTCATTCAGAGCATCGCTATCATATTGCAGGCCAAATGGCTGGCGGAGGTTGTCTCCGCCCTGTTTGCCGGCGCTAAGCTGCAGGAGCAATTCGGCGGGGCCGTCTTGTTCCTGCTTGCTTTTATCGTCCGGCAAATTTCCTCGCTTCTGCAGCAGCGGATAGCTCACCGCTTCGCCGAGCGGACAGGCAAGGAGCTGCGCAAGCAGGTAATGGAGAAGCTGTTCGAGCTGGGCCCCCGGTTTGCCAAAAGAGAGGGCACCGGTAATCTGGTGACTCTTGTCCTGGATGGCGTAACGAAGTTCCGCAACTATCTGGAGCTGTTCCTACCCCGAATGCTGGCAACTGGGATGACACCGGCGTTGATTCTGCTGTACGTATTTATCCTGGATGTTACGGCGGCTGTCATTTTGGTCATCACTTTGCCGATCCTCATCGCTTTCTTGATTCTAGTAGGATTGGCTGCACGCAAGCAGATGGATCGCCAGTGGAAATCGTACCGCACCTTGTCGAATCATTTCGTGGATTCGCTGCGCGGGCTGGAGACTTTGAAATTTCTCGGGCACAGCAAGCGGCATAGCAAGTCGATCGAGAAAGTGAGCGATTCTTACCGCTCCGCGACGATGCGGACGCTGCGTGTAGCGTTCCTGTCCTCGTTTGCCCTTGACTTCTTCACGATGCTGTCGGTAGCATCCGTAGCGGTCAGCCTTGGCCTGCGCCTGATCGACGGCAACATGACGCTGTTGACGGGACTGACGATCCTCATTCTGGCCCCGGAGTACTTCCTGCCTGTCCGGATGGTGGGGGCGGATTATCATGCGACTCTTGATGGCAAGGAGGCCGGCGAAGCGATGAATGCGATCATCGCGGAAGGAGAGGCGGAGAAAGCCGCCTTGGCGCAGCTGCCCGAAGGGGCATCGCTGGCGTGGCACGCGAACAGTGTCATGAAGCTGTCATCGCTAAAGGTACGGCATGAGGAGGAGGGGCAAACTTCGCTGCCTTCGTTGGATCTGTCCAAGCTTGAGTTGGGCGGTATGGGCAAAATCGGCATTATCGGCGAGAGCGGAGCCGGCAAATCGACGCTGATCGATGTGCTGGGCGGCTTCCTGCGCCCGACGGAGGGTGAAATCGAACTGAACGGCGTGAAGCTGGGGGATCTGGCGAGCGCCGAGTGGCGAAAGCAGATTACGTACATCCCGCAAAATCCTTATATATTCAGCGGTACGCTGGCAGAGAATATTGCTTTCTATTCGCCGGGCGCTTCCCGTGCTGCGATCGAGCAAGCCGCTGCCGCCGCGGGGCTCGGCGCTTTGGCGGCTTCGCTGCCCGCCGGGTATGATGAGCCTATCGGCGGGGGCGGGCGCGCCTTGAGCGGCGGCCAGGAGCAGCGTGTAGCGCTGGCTCGCGCTTTACTCAGCGAGCGGCCGGTCCTGCTGCTGGATGAGCCGACAGCTCATTTGGACATCGAGACGGAATATGAATTGAAGGCGACGATGCTGCCTTTGTTCGAAGGCAAGCTTGTGCTGCTGGCGACCCACCGCCTGCACTGGATGCGGGACATGGACTGCATTATCGTTATGGAGCAGGGCCGGATTGCCGAGATGGGAACCCATGACGAGCTGGTCGCAAGAAAGGGCGCATATTATCGCTTGTTAACATTACACCGGGAGGGGATATTGTGA
- a CDS encoding cytochrome ubiquinol oxidase subunit I, which produces MDPVMLARIQFAATTIFHFFFVPLSIGLVLLIAIMETMYVAKGKEIYKRMAKFWGKLFLINFAVGVVTGILQEFQFGMNWSDYSRFVGDVFGAPLAVEALFAFFMESTFIGLWIFGWDRLSKRVHLLSIWLVSIGTIASAFWILAANSFMQRPVGFTINNGRAEMNDFFALISNGQLWVEFPHTVLGAFATGAFLITGVSAYKLMRREDMEFFKKSFTIAIIVGLITSFATALYGHQQAQYLVKTQPMKMAAAEGLWGQSGDPAPWTVYAHIDPKTGENSFEIKIPYLLSFLSYSEFSGEVKGMNELQAEYEQTYGPGDYIPPVRTTFWSFRIMVAAGSLMIVLGMYGTYLAWRKKLDRPNKWYYRMMLWAISLPLIANTSGWIMTEIGRQPWTVFGYMRTEDSISPSVTSGQILFSLIAFTAIYAVLAAVMVYLFVKVIKKGPYAENANDDEQSADPYGKEGYHAIS; this is translated from the coding sequence ATGGATCCGGTAATGCTCGCGCGTATCCAATTTGCAGCAACAACAATCTTTCACTTCTTCTTTGTGCCGTTGTCCATAGGTCTGGTGCTGCTCATCGCGATCATGGAAACCATGTATGTGGCCAAAGGAAAAGAAATCTACAAGCGCATGGCCAAGTTCTGGGGCAAATTATTCCTCATCAACTTCGCCGTGGGGGTCGTAACCGGGATTCTGCAGGAATTTCAGTTCGGCATGAACTGGTCGGACTACTCGCGCTTTGTGGGCGACGTCTTCGGTGCCCCGCTGGCCGTTGAAGCACTATTCGCCTTTTTTATGGAATCAACGTTTATCGGGCTGTGGATTTTCGGATGGGACCGACTGTCCAAGCGAGTGCACTTGCTTAGCATTTGGCTCGTATCCATCGGTACGATTGCATCAGCCTTTTGGATTTTGGCGGCCAATTCGTTTATGCAGCGTCCTGTCGGTTTTACGATTAATAATGGCCGGGCGGAAATGAATGATTTCTTCGCGCTGATCAGCAACGGTCAGCTGTGGGTGGAATTCCCGCATACGGTGCTTGGCGCATTCGCGACGGGAGCATTCCTCATTACGGGCGTCAGCGCCTATAAATTGATGAGACGCGAGGATATGGAGTTCTTTAAGAAATCGTTCACTATCGCGATTATCGTCGGTTTGATTACTTCGTTTGCCACGGCATTGTACGGTCACCAGCAGGCGCAATATTTGGTGAAGACTCAGCCGATGAAAATGGCTGCAGCCGAAGGATTATGGGGCCAAAGCGGCGATCCGGCGCCATGGACGGTGTATGCGCATATCGATCCGAAGACCGGAGAGAACTCTTTTGAGATTAAAATTCCTTATCTGCTCAGCTTCCTGTCCTACAGCGAATTCTCCGGAGAGGTAAAAGGGATGAACGAGCTGCAGGCCGAATACGAGCAAACTTACGGTCCCGGCGACTACATTCCGCCCGTACGGACTACCTTCTGGAGCTTCCGGATTATGGTGGCTGCAGGCTCGCTGATGATTGTGCTCGGAATGTACGGCACATATCTGGCTTGGCGCAAAAAGCTGGACCGTCCGAACAAATGGTACTACCGCATGATGCTGTGGGCGATTTCGCTGCCGCTCATCGCGAATACTTCGGGCTGGATCATGACGGAAATCGGGCGTCAGCCATGGACGGTCTTCGGCTACATGCGGACAGAGGACAGCATATCGCCGAGCGTGACCTCCGGCCAGATCCTATTCTCGCTTATCGCGTTTACGGCAATTTATGCGGTATTGGCCGCAGTGATGGTGTATTTATTCGTTAAAGTGATTAAAAAGGGCCCTTATGCCGAGAATGCGAATGATGATGAGCAATCGGCAGATCCATATGGTAAGGAGGGATACCATGCTATCTCTTAA